The region CTGTTGGAGATATTAATGAAGCAAAAGCCATTTTAAATGTATTTGGTGAAACTTGCCCGCCCGTTTCTTCAACAAAGTCGTTGACAGGTCATGAATGTTGGATGGCGGGAGCAAGTGAACTAATTTATTCAATCATAATGATGAAAAATGGTTTTATTGCTCCAAATATTAATGTTGAGGAAATAGATGAAGACTGTAAACAGTTGCCTCTAATTACAAAAACTGAAAGTAAAGAAATTAATACTTTTTTGTCAAATTCTTTTGGTTTTGGAGGGACTAATGCTGCTATCATTATAAAAAATATGAAATAAAGTATTTAAGTTTTTGTAGCTAAAATAGAAATTAATTATTTAGAAAATATGCTTGTAGATGCTAAAAATGTTGAGAATTATGTTCCGCAAAGATCCCCAATTTTGTTAGTAGATAATTTATTAGAAATAGATGGATCTAAAGCCCATACTAGTTATCAGATTAAAGATAGTGTTTTTGTTAGTAACTCAGATTTCGAATATCATGGTGTGATTGAACATTTGGCTCAGTCTTCAGCTTTGTTTTATGGTTATTTGCATGGTAACAAAATAGGTATGATTGGATCAATAAGTAGATTAAAAAAAGAACAATTTGAGTTAAAAATTCACGATGTTATAGAATCTGAAATTAATTTAATGATGGAATTTAATGATTTAATTTCTGTCAAGGCAAAGTCTTTTTTTGATGGAATTGAGATTATGAGTTGTGATATGACATTGCATTTTGATTCTAGTAAATAAATAGTATGGAACTCGAAGGTGTATTTAAAATTAAAAATTTGACTAGCGTTGACAATCAATTCACATGTCAAATAGATTTAAACTTTAGCCATAGTTTGTTTGATGGGCATTTTAGAAATTATCCCATTGTGCCTGGAGTAGTAGAACTCTATATTTTAAAAAAAATAATAATGTCAGCTGTAAAAAATGAAAATATTTCTTTAGAATCTATTGACAAAGTAAAATTTGTTAATCCAATTTTCGAAAACGAACTTTCTTTTGCTGTTAATGTGCAAATTGAAAACGCTTCCAATAATAATAACCTTAAAGTTAAAGCTTCCTTTACAAGTTTAAACAATAAAATGTTTATGAGTTTTAATGGATTATATAAATTATATTAAAATGTTTAAATTATCAAAAATTCTTTTCTTTTTATTCTTTTTACAAATTGTTTTTTCTCAAGAAAAGAAAATAGTTCTTAAAATAAAAACAGATGATATTTTATGTGAAAATGTAATTACAGATAAAAAAATCAATGTATTTACAATAAACAATGATGAAAAAAAACTCGTCTTTAGTAAAGTATTTACGGAATGTTTTATTGAGTTTAAATTACCAGAAAATAATGTTGATTTCCAATTCGAAGTAAGTTCGTCAGGATATGAAGTTGGAATTTTGGATTTTTCTACAAGAGATAAAGACTTTGTAGAAACAACTTATTTATTGATGGAGTTGAAAAGTAAAGCGACTCAAAAACAAATTGAAACTGTTGTGGTTAAATCCAATTTAAACAAATTTATAAAAGTTGATGCTGATAAAACAATAGTTCAAATTAAAGATAATCCAGTATATGATTCAGGAACATCTTATGATGCAATTTCTAAGTTGCCAGGAATTATGATGGCTCCAACTGGAGGTGGTTTTTCCATAAATGGGAAGAGCTTAGTTGTTTATTTAGATGGTGTTCAAACTAATTTACGAGGAGAAGATTTGAACACTTATTTACAAAGTTTACCGGCCAATTACGTTGAAAAAGTAGAAATTATTGAAAATCCTGGTGCTGCATATGATGCAAATACTTCTGGAGGGATAGTTAATATAATTACTCAAGGTAAGGGTGTTAAAGGAATTAATGGTAGTATGGGGCTTTTTTACTCTAAAAATAATTATGATAAAATTACTCCTTCTGTTATTTTAAATGGTACATATAAAAAAGTGGGATTTAATTTGTATAGTGGCTATACCTATTATGAATCTGAAAAAGCTACTACTTCAGATTATGGATTTTCTTATTTTAATCCAGTCCAAAATTATGTTAGAGAGAATGTGTCTACTCCAATCAAAAGGGTCTTTTTCTTTAGGCCTTCTTTAAATTTTAATCTTTCTAAAAAGTCTAAATTAATTTTTAATTATGTATTGAATAATTATAATATTTATTTAAATAATAGTGGAGATTTTTTTAATCTTAATGGAGCCTCATCATTAAATTTGAATAACTCTACTACATCAAATGATAATAAAACTTTTAATGAATTGGTTGGAAAATTACAAAATAAATTGTCTGATAATGCCAATTTTGATGTTGTTTTATATTATTCTAATTTAAATAAAAAGCAAAGTTCATATTCTGAACAATTGATTAATAATAATCCACAGTATGGAAAATTGTTTTTTGATTTTGATTCATCTAATTTTTATGTAAAAACAGATTTAAACTCAGGTTTTTCTAATTTAGATTTAAAGTATAATTTAGGTTTTAAATACGATATTTTGCAAGTACATAATGATGGAAATTATTTGTTAAATCAAAACAATATTAATGATTTAAATGCTAATTTTAATGAATATAAAAAATTCTTTTTTAACCAAAGTTCTTTTGCTTCGTATTTCGACTTAAAAAAGAAAATATGGAATATTAATTTAACTGGAGGTTTAAGATGGGAATTGGTTCAGTTTTCAAGTGATTTGAATAGTAATAGATTAAATGAATTAAAATATTCAAATTTATTCCCTTCTTTTTCAGTTAATTACGCAGTAAATTCAATGTTGAAATTGTTCTGTAATTATAGTAGAAAAATTGAGATTCCTGCGTATTCTTATTTAGATCCTAATAACTTTGGAAATTTCGATAGTTATAATTCTGAAATTGGGAATCCGTTATTGAGAGCTAATTTTTCTAGTAATTATAGAGCAGGTATTAGTTTTATGAACTTTTTTAATTTAACATATAATTTTTCTTTTTTAAGAAGTTCCAATTTTAGATATTTTCAAGTTGAACCCAATTCAATTTTAACTAATGATTCCTTTAAAACATTTTATACTATCAGAAATACAAATATTAATCTTTCATTTCCATTACCTTTAGAAATTATATCAAAAGGTGTTAAATATGTTCAGGATAATTCTTCTTCACCCGATAAGCTTAATTATTTGTATTTTAATATTGCCTACAATAACCATGATGTAGGTGATTATGTATACAATTTTGAGAGGAAACCATTTTGGTTTTATAATATTAATGCACAATTTAACATGCCTTATCAAACAAAATTTATCGCTCAATATTCTAGAGTGTCTAAGGGGACTTATCAAATTTTCGACTTAATAGAGCCTATTCAGTTTTTTAATTGTTCGATAACTAAATCCTTTTTTAATAAAAAATTAAAAGTATTAATTGGAGTAGATGATTTATTTAATACTAATAAAATTCATGGGTTTAGTATTTTTGATAATTTAAACGCTTATTACAAAGAAAAACAGGATACACGTATGTATAATTTCAGAATTACGTATCATTTTGGGAATAGTAAAAATGTGAAAAATGAGAATTTTGAAATAGAAAAAGAACAAAAAGAAGTGGAAAAAGAAAAGACTATGATTAATACTAAACTGTAAATTATGTTTAAAGTTTTTTTAATAATGTTTTTGTTTTTGATGAATACAATTGTAGGTCAAAATAAAAAATTAACTATAGAAGTTACTGGTTTCGAAAACAATAAAGGTCAAGTGGTTGTTGGGTTATGTAATAGTGAAAAAACTTTTTTAAAAGTATTTGTTTATGGGAAAACTCAAAAAATTGAAAATAAAAAAGCTATTATTGTTTTTGATAATATTCCAGTCGGAGAATACGCTGTTTGTATATTTCATGATGAAAATTTAAATAATAAATTAGATTCTAATTTTTTTAAAATTCCAACGGAAGATTTTGGTTTTTCAAATAATGTTCGAGGCTATTTTGGTCCTCCTGAGTATAAAGAAGCAAAGTTTATGTTGCATTCAAATAAAAATATTTCAATAAAAGTAAATTAGCTTTAAAGAAGAATAATGAAGTTCATTATTCTTCTTCTTTACTTTCTCGCATAGCCTTATAATAAGCAGCTCTACTTAAAGGTTCGTATTCGTCTGTTTCACCTAATAAAACTAGGTTTTCACTTGTGGCTTTTCTATAACTAAAATGGGCTAAATTACCTGTTCTTGTACAAACGGCATGTACTTTAGTAACGTATTCTGCAGTAGCCATTAATGCAGGCATAGGACCGAATGGATTGCCTTTAAAATCCATGTCTAATCCGGCTACAATTACACGTATTCCACTATTCGCTAAATCATTGCAAACAGCTACAATTTCATCGTCAAAAAATTGGGCCTCATCAATACCTATTACGTCGCAACCTTGAGCTAAAATTCTAATGTTTTCTGCTGCTGGTACTGGAGTAGAACGAATTTCATTTTTGTTGTGTGAAACCACCATTTCTTCATGGTAGCGCGTGTCAATTGCAGGTTTGAAAATTTCAACTTTCTGTTTGGCAAATTGGGCTCTTTTTAATCGACGAATTAATTCTTCTGTTTTGCCAGAAAACATAGAGCCGCAGATTACTTCAATCCAGCCAAATTGTTCTTCTTGATTTACGGTATTTTCGAGAAACATTTTTTAAAACTTTAGGCTTACATGTGTAAAAAATAGTAACTTTGTAAGTATAACAAAAGTATTAAAAATCGTTTACAACTTAATTTATTCTGCAAAAAGTTATGAAGAAAAAAATCGAAGCCGAATTAGTAAGCCTTGCTCATCGTTTATTAAAAATGAATAATTATAAAGATACTGTTCAATTGCATAACGATGTAAAAAAATTGTACGACCAATTAACTTTGTTGCGTTTCTATGAAGAAAATTTCACAACGATAGAAAGCGATATGGGGGTTGCAGCATATGAAGAAAAAGTTGAAAAAGTGATTGTTGGAACGATTGAAATTCCAGAGGAAGAATTGGAAGATGAAGTAGTGGAGTTGGCTTCTCCAGAAAATATAGAAAAAATTGAGCAAGAGTTAATGGAAAATGT is a window of Flavobacterium indicum GPTSA100-9 = DSM 17447 DNA encoding:
- a CDS encoding hotdog family protein, with amino-acid sequence MELEGVFKIKNLTSVDNQFTCQIDLNFSHSLFDGHFRNYPIVPGVVELYILKKIIMSAVKNENISLESIDKVKFVNPIFENELSFAVNVQIENASNNNNLKVKASFTSLNNKMFMSFNGLYKLY
- a CDS encoding hotdog family protein, producing the protein MLVDAKNVENYVPQRSPILLVDNLLEIDGSKAHTSYQIKDSVFVSNSDFEYHGVIEHLAQSSALFYGYLHGNKIGMIGSISRLKKEQFELKIHDVIESEINLMMEFNDLISVKAKSFFDGIEIMSCDMTLHFDSSK
- a CDS encoding outer membrane beta-barrel protein; translated protein: MFKLSKILFFLFFLQIVFSQEKKIVLKIKTDDILCENVITDKKINVFTINNDEKKLVFSKVFTECFIEFKLPENNVDFQFEVSSSGYEVGILDFSTRDKDFVETTYLLMELKSKATQKQIETVVVKSNLNKFIKVDADKTIVQIKDNPVYDSGTSYDAISKLPGIMMAPTGGGFSINGKSLVVYLDGVQTNLRGEDLNTYLQSLPANYVEKVEIIENPGAAYDANTSGGIVNIITQGKGVKGINGSMGLFYSKNNYDKITPSVILNGTYKKVGFNLYSGYTYYESEKATTSDYGFSYFNPVQNYVRENVSTPIKRVFFFRPSLNFNLSKKSKLIFNYVLNNYNIYLNNSGDFFNLNGASSLNLNNSTTSNDNKTFNELVGKLQNKLSDNANFDVVLYYSNLNKKQSSYSEQLINNNPQYGKLFFDFDSSNFYVKTDLNSGFSNLDLKYNLGFKYDILQVHNDGNYLLNQNNINDLNANFNEYKKFFFNQSSFASYFDLKKKIWNINLTGGLRWELVQFSSDLNSNRLNELKYSNLFPSFSVNYAVNSMLKLFCNYSRKIEIPAYSYLDPNNFGNFDSYNSEIGNPLLRANFSSNYRAGISFMNFFNLTYNFSFLRSSNFRYFQVEPNSILTNDSFKTFYTIRNTNINLSFPLPLEIISKGVKYVQDNSSSPDKLNYLYFNIAYNNHDVGDYVYNFERKPFWFYNINAQFNMPYQTKFIAQYSRVSKGTYQIFDLIEPIQFFNCSITKSFFNKKLKVLIGVDDLFNTNKIHGFSIFDNLNAYYKEKQDTRMYNFRITYHFGNSKNVKNENFEIEKEQKEVEKEKTMINTKL
- a CDS encoding DUF2141 domain-containing protein, which produces MFKVFLIMFLFLMNTIVGQNKKLTIEVTGFENNKGQVVVGLCNSEKTFLKVFVYGKTQKIENKKAIIVFDNIPVGEYAVCIFHDENLNNKLDSNFFKIPTEDFGFSNNVRGYFGPPEYKEAKFMLHSNKNISIKVN
- a CDS encoding thymidine kinase — its product is MFLENTVNQEEQFGWIEVICGSMFSGKTEELIRRLKRAQFAKQKVEIFKPAIDTRYHEEMVVSHNKNEIRSTPVPAAENIRILAQGCDVIGIDEAQFFDDEIVAVCNDLANSGIRVIVAGLDMDFKGNPFGPMPALMATAEYVTKVHAVCTRTGNLAHFSYRKATSENLVLLGETDEYEPLSRAAYYKAMRESKEEE